The following proteins are encoded in a genomic region of Ovis canadensis isolate MfBH-ARS-UI-01 breed Bighorn chromosome 12, ARS-UI_OviCan_v2, whole genome shotgun sequence:
- the FCAMR gene encoding high affinity immunoglobulin alpha and immunoglobulin mu Fc receptor isoform X2, whose translation MLIFLLMCLLPAASALTGPRLVSGESGGAVTIRCRYPRSAINSHQRKYWCRLRPSTGVCRTIVSTNHYTHLRYRGRVALADFPKRGLFVVRLSQLTPEDEGRYRCGLGSSNNALFFSMNLTVSPGLSRTIPTATLAYGELITGSFEIASPPTAKRCTRGNTQTTGRQRTGWDTAALTPGARKTTASATGGQTPGAAAVLAPGTGSQAEGSVWATVPTVQSPASTVRGMTSATERGLVWSTSNSEATRATASKRERETTPGADRPSEETESISTTPGTTETAAGSVRPSTLASERWMWEPLQEETSASEPQSLGSVEGTIPAAAVWTSEPTRIEMASAEGSGDGDLGTPARDGGSHVMPSQALAVGPLGPPARESSVKSASLEENFCGILTPVSSVLCPLMLVTLVLWKRKLQRKKSSQKTGRSSGVTLIQMTQSPELGLQPGQPPQVGRKRLQVDPPPLHTSLSLPARDPGPQGMEG comes from the exons ATGCTCATCTTCCTCCTGATGTGCCTGCTGCCGG CCGCCAGTGCACTGACGGGCCCACGGCTGGTGTCCGGGGAGTCTGGGGGAGCTGTGACCATCCGGTGCCGGTACCCCCGCTCGGCCATCAATAGCCACCAGAGGAAGTACTGGTGCCGCCTTAGGCCCTCAACGGGGGTCTGCCGCACCATCGTGTCCACCAACCACTACACGCACCTGCGCTACCGCGGCCGCGTGGCCCTCGCAGACTTCCCGAAAAGAGGCTTGTTCGTGGTGAGGCTGTCCCAGCTGACCCCGGAGGATGAGGGGCGCTACCGCTGCGGCCTCGGGAGCTCAAACAACGCGCTTTTCTTCAGCATGAACCTGACGGTCTCTCCAG GTCTTTCCAGAACCATCCCCACAGCCACTCTGGCCTATGGTGAGCTCATCACAGGATCCTTTGAAATAGCATCACCCCCAACAGCCAAAAGATGCACACGAGGAAACACCCAGACGACAGGaagacagaggacaggatgggATACGGCTGCCCTGACTCCAGGAGCCAGGAAAACCACGGCTTCAGCCACGGGAGGGCAAACCCCAGGAGCAGCTGCAGTACTGGctccagggacaggcagccaggcAGAGGGCTCCGTCTGGGCAACTGTGCCCACTGTGCAGAGTCCGGCTTCAACAGTCAGAGGCATGACCAGCGCTACAGAACGGGGTCTGGTGTGGAGCACCAGCAATTCAGAAGCAACCAGGGCCACGGCCagcaaaagagagagggaaactaCTCCTGGGGCTGACAGGCCAAGCGAGGAGACAGAGAGCATCAGCACAACCCCGGGCACCACTGAGACAGCGGCAGGGAGCGTTAGGCCATCAACCCTGGCCTCAGAAAGATGGATGTGGGAACCCCTCCAAGAGGAGACATCGGCTTCTGAGCCACAGAGCCTGGGCTCCGTTGAAGGGACCATCCCGGCTGCAGCTGTGTGGACCTCAGAGCCAACCCGCATAGAGATGGCATCTGCGGAGGGAAGCGGTGACGGCGACCTGGGCACCCCTGCCAGAGACGGTGGTTCACACGTGATGCCGAGCCAGGCCCTGGCAGTGGGGCCCCTCGGGCCCCCAGCCAGGGAGTCTTCCGTAAAGAG CGCTTCTCTGGAAGAGAACTTCTGCGGGATCCTGACTCCAGTCTCGTCGGTGCTGTGCCCGCTTATGCTGGTGACCCTTGTTCTGTGGAAAAGGAAGCTCCAGAGGAAAAAGAGCT CTCAGAAGACAGGAAGGTCATCAGGGGTCACCTTGATTCAGATGACACAGTCCCCGGAGCTGGGCCTCCAGCCAGGCCAGCCACCCCAGGTGGGAAGGAAGAGGCTCCAGGTTGACCCTCCTCCTCTCCACACCAGCCTGAGTCTCCCAGCAAGAGACCCGGGACCCCAAGGAATGGAAGGATAA
- the FCAMR gene encoding high affinity immunoglobulin alpha and immunoglobulin mu Fc receptor isoform X1 has translation MDLESPAKPGDPKVTSQRAGWRMLIFLLMCLLPAASALTGPRLVSGESGGAVTIRCRYPRSAINSHQRKYWCRLRPSTGVCRTIVSTNHYTHLRYRGRVALADFPKRGLFVVRLSQLTPEDEGRYRCGLGSSNNALFFSMNLTVSPGLSRTIPTATLAYGELITGSFEIASPPTAKRCTRGNTQTTGRQRTGWDTAALTPGARKTTASATGGQTPGAAAVLAPGTGSQAEGSVWATVPTVQSPASTVRGMTSATERGLVWSTSNSEATRATASKRERETTPGADRPSEETESISTTPGTTETAAGSVRPSTLASERWMWEPLQEETSASEPQSLGSVEGTIPAAAVWTSEPTRIEMASAEGSGDGDLGTPARDGGSHVMPSQALAVGPLGPPARESSVKSASLEENFCGILTPVSSVLCPLMLVTLVLWKRKLQRKKSSQKTGRSSGVTLIQMTQSPELGLQPGQPPQVGRKRLQVDPPPLHTSLSLPARDPGPQGMEG, from the exons ATGGATCTAGAATCCCCAGCTAAGCCTGGAGATCCAAAG GTCACCAGCCAGAGGGCAGGATGGAGAATGCTCATCTTCCTCCTGATGTGCCTGCTGCCGG CCGCCAGTGCACTGACGGGCCCACGGCTGGTGTCCGGGGAGTCTGGGGGAGCTGTGACCATCCGGTGCCGGTACCCCCGCTCGGCCATCAATAGCCACCAGAGGAAGTACTGGTGCCGCCTTAGGCCCTCAACGGGGGTCTGCCGCACCATCGTGTCCACCAACCACTACACGCACCTGCGCTACCGCGGCCGCGTGGCCCTCGCAGACTTCCCGAAAAGAGGCTTGTTCGTGGTGAGGCTGTCCCAGCTGACCCCGGAGGATGAGGGGCGCTACCGCTGCGGCCTCGGGAGCTCAAACAACGCGCTTTTCTTCAGCATGAACCTGACGGTCTCTCCAG GTCTTTCCAGAACCATCCCCACAGCCACTCTGGCCTATGGTGAGCTCATCACAGGATCCTTTGAAATAGCATCACCCCCAACAGCCAAAAGATGCACACGAGGAAACACCCAGACGACAGGaagacagaggacaggatgggATACGGCTGCCCTGACTCCAGGAGCCAGGAAAACCACGGCTTCAGCCACGGGAGGGCAAACCCCAGGAGCAGCTGCAGTACTGGctccagggacaggcagccaggcAGAGGGCTCCGTCTGGGCAACTGTGCCCACTGTGCAGAGTCCGGCTTCAACAGTCAGAGGCATGACCAGCGCTACAGAACGGGGTCTGGTGTGGAGCACCAGCAATTCAGAAGCAACCAGGGCCACGGCCagcaaaagagagagggaaactaCTCCTGGGGCTGACAGGCCAAGCGAGGAGACAGAGAGCATCAGCACAACCCCGGGCACCACTGAGACAGCGGCAGGGAGCGTTAGGCCATCAACCCTGGCCTCAGAAAGATGGATGTGGGAACCCCTCCAAGAGGAGACATCGGCTTCTGAGCCACAGAGCCTGGGCTCCGTTGAAGGGACCATCCCGGCTGCAGCTGTGTGGACCTCAGAGCCAACCCGCATAGAGATGGCATCTGCGGAGGGAAGCGGTGACGGCGACCTGGGCACCCCTGCCAGAGACGGTGGTTCACACGTGATGCCGAGCCAGGCCCTGGCAGTGGGGCCCCTCGGGCCCCCAGCCAGGGAGTCTTCCGTAAAGAG CGCTTCTCTGGAAGAGAACTTCTGCGGGATCCTGACTCCAGTCTCGTCGGTGCTGTGCCCGCTTATGCTGGTGACCCTTGTTCTGTGGAAAAGGAAGCTCCAGAGGAAAAAGAGCT CTCAGAAGACAGGAAGGTCATCAGGGGTCACCTTGATTCAGATGACACAGTCCCCGGAGCTGGGCCTCCAGCCAGGCCAGCCACCCCAGGTGGGAAGGAAGAGGCTCCAGGTTGACCCTCCTCCTCTCCACACCAGCCTGAGTCTCCCAGCAAGAGACCCGGGACCCCAAGGAATGGAAGGATAA